From the genome of Papaver somniferum cultivar HN1 chromosome 2, ASM357369v1, whole genome shotgun sequence, one region includes:
- the LOC113348104 gene encoding serine/threonine-protein kinase VPS15-like isoform X2: protein MKMVFAMVRIDGDIKCENVLVTSWNWLYLADFASFKPTYIPHDDPSDFSFFFDTGGRRRCYLAPERFYEHGGEGQVAPDAPLSHSMDIFSVGCVIAELFLEGQPLFELSQLLAYRRGQYDPSQSLEKIPDSGIRKMILHMIQLDPKSRLSADSYLENYTSVVFPCYFSPFLHNFFSCLIPLDSDRRVAVTQSAFHDIHKQMKNNRLNGEIRGGVSCTCSLSESEDSPQVMEGANLILNSPKESSKKKGELDEGLFGNQFQLLGDISTLLKDVEQRNHSSNAIPMLENARSTYASVLKRSSKHSPTNILKTTSKEFQGSDHPVLKKITKGDLKELSSKYDSQSDTFLTPSIPVLEHSLSCDDMVLIASLLCSCLRSVKLPQLRRVAVLLLKSCSLYINDEDRLQRVLPYVIAMFSDPAAIVRCAALETLCYILPLVRDFPPSDAKIFPEYILPMLSMLPDDPEESVRICYASNISKLALTAYRFSMQSQSLTEAGVLDKLSPPLKSSARLKEGNDTQLVQLRKCIAEVVQELVMGPKQTPNIRRALLQDIGNLCCFFGQRQSNDFLLPILPAFLNDRDEQLRAVFYGQIVFVCFFVGQRSVEEYLLPYIEQALSDATEAVIVNALECLAMLCQSSFLRKRILLEMIERAFPLLCYPSQWVRRLAVTFIAASSNCLGAVDSYVYLAPVIRPLLRRQPASLASEKSLISCLKPPVSRQVFYQVLENARSSDMLERQRKIWYNSSAQSKQWETAELNKSGAGELNPARNRPGMQPDLQAHKPFSSSMQQLALPDSEDDEAKTRATGSFMHNSAVDIRDPLSSEKLQFSGIISPQINDRNNFNCDRPPEGIPLYSFSMEKRRGGATSAIADSPPQADSLLVNSSSMPWIDPVNRSFGLTGSAVAPKLVSGSFCLTGGSSKQFQTFVRDSESKENESTYIGGKFQDMCISGTLKGSSLISVEDVSDDASGLLSSSRASAIPDAGWRPRGVLVAHLQEHRSAVNDIAISDDHCFFVTASDDSTVKVWDTRKLEKDISFRSRLTYPLQGSQALCATMLQGSSQVVVGARDGTIHMFSVDYISRGLGNVVEKYSGVADVKKREVGEGAILSLLNYSTEGGPSQTVMYSTQNCGIHLWDTRTNSMAWMLKATPEEGYVSSMVTGPCGNWFVSGSSRGVLTLWDLRFLVPVNSWQSSRVCPIENMCLLIPQPNASMSATARPLVYVAAGCNEVSLWNAENGSCHQVLRLANSDGEAEMSDLPWALSRPTAKSNPKQDIRRNVNPKYRIDELNEPPPRLPGIRSMLPLPGGDLLTGGTDLKIRRWDHSSPDRSYCVCGPMLKGIRNEDLYETRSSFGVQVVQEVNKRSPATKLTTKALLSAAATDSAGCHHDSILSLASVKLNQRLLISSSRDGAIKVWK, encoded by the exons TGATTCAGTTGGATCCGAAATCACGGCTATCTGCTGACAGCTACCTGGAGAATTACACATCTGTTGTCTTTCCGTGTTACTTCTCTCCATTTCTTCATAATTTCTTTTCCTGCTTGATTCCCCTTGATTCTGATAGGAGG GTTGCAGTGACACAGAGTGCTTTTCATGATATACATAAGCAAATGAAGAACAATAGATTAAATGGAGAGATAAGGGGCGGCGTATCGTGCACATGCTCTCTCTCAGAGAGTGAGGATTCTCCCCAAGTGATGGAGGGTGCAAAcctaatcttgaattcaccaaaggAGTCCTCAAAAAAGAAGGGAGAGCTAGATGAAGGTTTGTTCGGTAATCAGTTTCAACTACTTGGTGATATTTCGACCCTCCTTAAGGATGTAgaacaaagaaatcattcttcCAATGCCATTCCCATGCTTGAAAATGCGAGATCCACATATGCTTCAGTTCTCAAGCGCTCCAGTAAGCATTCTCCAACTAATATTCTCAAGACTACATCGAAGGAGTTTCAAGGTAGTGATCATCCCGTTCTGAAAAAGATCACTAAGGGTGATCTGAAGGAATTATCCTCGAAGTATGACAGCCAGTCGGATACCTTCTTAACGCCTTCTATCCCAGTACTCGAACATAGTTTGAGCTGTGACGATATGGTTCTTATTGCATCACTGCTGTGTTCATGCCTACGCAGTGTCAAGCTGCCTCAGTTGAGGAGAGTAGCTGTACTTCTACTCAAATCTTGTTCGTTGTATATTAATGATGAGGACAGACTGCAGCGAGTACTTCCGTATGTCATTGCGATGTTTTCAGATCCTGCAGCAATAGTGCGCTGTGCAGCATTAGAGACATTATGCTATATTCTTCCGTTAGTTCGGGACTTCCCTCCTAGTGATGCAAAAATCTTCCCTGAGTATATTCTTCCGATGCTCTCTATGCTTCCGGATGATCCAGAAGAAAGTGTGCGGATTTGCTATGCAAGTAACATCTCAAAACTTGCTTTGACAGCTTACAGATTTTCTATGCAGTCGCAAAGTTTGACAGAGGCAGGGGTTCTTGATAAATTAAGTCCACCCTTAAAATCATCTGCTCGGCTGAAGGAGGGCAATGACACCCAACTTGTACAACTAAGGAAGTGCATAGCGGAGGTTGTTCAAGAACTGGTAATGGGTCCAAAGCAGACCCCAAATATCAGGAGAGCACTTCTGCAGGACATTGGGAACCTATGTTGCTTCTTTGGTCAGAGACAGAGTAATGACTTTTTGCTACCCATTCTCCCAGCTTTTCTAAATGACAGAGATGAGCAGCTTCGGGCAGTCTTTTATGGGCAAATTGTGTTTGTATGTTTCTTTGTGGGTCAAAGAAGTGTGGAAGAGTACCTATTACCTTATATTGAACAGGCTTTAAGTGATGCAACCGAGGCTGTGATTGTTAATGCATTGGAGTGCTTGGCCATGCTGTGCCAAAGCAGTTTTTTGCGTAAAAGGATATTGCTTGAAATGATAGAACGTGCTTTCCCGTTGCTATGTTATCCCAGTCAGTGGGTGAGAAGGTTAGCTGTCACTTTCATTGCAGCTAGTAGTAATTGCTTAGGCGCAGTCGACTCTTATGTTTATCTAGCACCAGTTATACGTCCCCTCCTTCGTCGGCAACCAGCGTCTTTAGCTTCTGAAAAGTCTCTCATATCATGTCTCAAGCCACCAGTGTCTAGGCAGGTATTCTACCAAGTCCTGGAAAATGCACGGAGTTCAGATATGTTAGAACGTCAAAGAAAGATATGGTACAATTCGTCTGCGCAATCAAAACAGTGGGAAACTGCAGAACTGAACAAGAGCGGGGCAGGGGAGCTGAATCCAGCGAGAAACCGGCCTGGTATGCAACCTGATTTACAGGCTCACAAACCTTTCAGCAGCTCCATGCAGCAGTTAGCATTACCtgattctgaagatgatgaagctaagACGAGAGCAACGGGAAGTTTTATGCATAACAGTGCAGTTGATATCCGCGATCCTCTGAGCTCAGAGAAGTTACAGTTTTCTGGTATTATTTCTCCACAAATTAATGATAGGAACAATTTCAACTGTGATCGACCGCCGGAAGGCATACCTCTCTACTCTTTTAGCATGGAAAAACGAAGAGGGGGGGCTACCTCTGCAATAGCTGATTCTCCACCACAGGCAGACTCCCTTTTGGTTAATTCATCATCGATGCCTTGGATTGATCCTGTTAACAGATCATTTGGTTTAACTGGTTCAGCCGTAGCGCCTAAGCTTGTTTCAGGATCTTTCTGCCTAACTGGTGGTTCTTCAAAGCAGTTTCAAACATTTGTTCGTGATTCTGAAAGCAAGGAAAATGAAAGTACCTATATTGGCGGCAAGTTTCAAGACATGTGTATTTCTGGAACTCTAAAAGGAAGCTCGTTGATTAGTGTGGAAGATGTATCAGATGATGCGAGTGGATTGTTATCATCCTCTCGAGCATCTGCAATCCCAGATGCAGGATGGAGACCTCGTGGTGTACTTGTGGCACATCTCCAAGAGCATCGTTCGGCCGTCAATGATATTGCTATTTCAGATGATCATTGTTTTTTCGTAACTGCATCCGATGATTCTACTGTCAAGGTATGGGATACAAGAAAATTGGAGAAGGATATTTCATTTAGGTCGAGGCTCACTTACCCCTTGCAAGGGAGCCAAGCATTGTGTGCCACAATGCTCCAGGGCTCTTCTCAAGTAGTAGTCGGCGCACGGGATGGGACAATACATATGTTTTCTGTTGATTACATATCTCGAGGTTTGGGCAATGTTGTTGAGAAGTACTCTGGCGTTGCTGATGTAAAAAAGAGGGAGGTGGGAGAAGGTGCGATTCTCAGCTTGTTGAACTACTCCACTGAAGGAGGCCCTAGTCAGACTGTGATGTATAGTACCCAGAACTGTGGGATTCATCTTTGGGATACAAGAACAAACTCCATGGCTTGGATGTTGAAAGCAACTCCTGAAGAGGGTTATGTGTCCTCTATGGTAACTGGTCCATGCGGGAATTGGTTTGTTTCAGGATCTTCAAGGGGTGTGCTCACCCTTTGGGATCTGAGGTTTCTTGTACCTGTTAACTCGTGGCAATCTTCTAGGGTGTGCCCCATAGAAAATATGTGTCTTCTCATCCCACAACCTAATGCTTCCATGTCCGCAACAGCAAGACCCCTTGTCTATGTTGCTGCTGGTTGCAATGAAGTTTCTTTGTGGAatgctgaaaatggaagttgcCACCAG GTATTAAGACTGGCCAACAGTGATGGTGAAGCTGAAATGTCCGACCTTCCTTGGGCTTTATCGAGGCCTACAGCCAAGTCCAATCCGAAACAAGATATCAGACGAAATGTGAATCCAAAGTATCGAATTGATGAGTTGAACGAGCCCCCACCAAGGCTTCCCGGTATCCGTTCAATGCTTCCTTTACCCGGGGGGGACTTGTTAACAGGAGGAACGGACTTGAAGATACGCCGCTGGGATCATTCCAG TCCTGATCGTAGTTACTGCGTCTGTGGACCAATGTTGAAAGGAATAAGAAATGAGGACCTCTATGAAACTAGATCAAGTTTTGGGGTGCAGGTTGTGCAG GAGGTGAACAAGAGGTCTCCAGCGACCAAGTTGACAACAAAAGCGCTACTCTCAGCCGCTGCTACTGATTCTGCGGGTTGCCACCATGACTCCATTCTTTCTCTGGCTTCCGTCAAGTTGAATCAGAGACTTCTTATTTCAAGCAGTAGAGATGGGGCCATCAAGGTGTGGAAATAA
- the LOC113351425 gene encoding uncharacterized protein LOC113351425, giving the protein MSSDENKKWMKCDRKSGEYIQGVRSFIQFAKNNGGGRVLFSCPCRNCMNGKGSVSLSEISLHFLKYGICLTYTTWRHHGESSVEARSRHRDNTTAGMDGNVTSAMDMDVNVTEGFDVDENVTAGVDVDENVTTNVYVDENVGTKGCCKKKLSAAERARVPLYPSCPKGKSALYVAIMVNNIKTQYAVSDNGMSAMLELIKELLPEENTLPSKFPDVKKIIQELGMDYVTYDTCVNYCILYWKDKSSLLKFPVCQEPRYVRVFNDERKLTQVAQKTLRHFPIIARLKIFYSIPWIAEAMLWHFRTQKDINVMRHPVDSSAWRCADSFCPEFAKEARNVTLGIATDGFNPNGCFCLNYSCWPVILCPYNLPPSMCMKREFSMLCLLISDPRAPGKDIDVYLQPLIEELKELWNDYVMTFDSFTGSEFLMRARLLWAIHDFPALGTLSGCVTHGYFSCTSCGEETDAEWLPYSTKLCYMGHRRWLPTKHKFRDDKTNFSGGVEHGKAPWTLTGLQVQEMVANLKSKQGKGKPPSKKRKIGTEGYADE; this is encoded by the coding sequence ATGTCATCTGATGAGAACAAGAAATGGATGAAGTGTGACCGTAAGTCTGGTGAATACATACAAGGTGTGAGGTCATTTATACAGTTTGCCAAGAATAATGGTGGTGGGAGGGTTTTATTTTCATGTCCTTGTCGAAATTGTATGAATGGTAAAGGTTCAGTTTCACTTAGTGAGATATCATTGCATTTTCTCAAATATGGTATTTGTTTGACGTATACAACATGGCGTCATCATGGTGAAAGTTCAGTAGAAGCACGGTCAAGACATAGGGATAACACTACAGCAGGTATGGATGGGAATGTTACATCTGCTATGGATATGGATGTGAATGTCACAGAAGGATTTGATGTGGATGAGAATGTTACAGCAGGTGTGGATGTGGATGAGAATGTTACAACAAATGTGTATGTGGATGAGAATGTTGGGACCAAGGGGTGTTGTAAGAAAAAGTTATCAGCGGCCGAGCGAGCAAGAGTACCATTGTATCCTTCGTGTCCTAAAGGAAAGTCGGCGTTGTATGTAGCGATAATGGTGAACAACATAAAGACTCAGTATGCGGTTTCAGATAATGGTATGAGTGCAATGTTAGAATTGATAAAAGAGTTGCTTCCCGAAGAAAACACCCTGCCAAGTAAGTTTCCAGATGTCAAGAAGATAATTCAAGAGTTGGGGATGGATTATGTAACCTACGATACTTGCGTGAATTATTGTATACTCTATTGGAAGGATAAGAGTTCATTGCTGAAGTTCCCTGTATGTCAAGAACCGCGGTATGTAAGAGTTTTCAATGATGAAAGAAAACTTACTCAAGTTGCGCAGAAGACGTTGAGACACTTTCCAATAATTGCAAGGCTGAAAATATTTTATAGTATACCATGGATAGCAGAGGCGATGCTTTGGCATTTTAGAACACAAAAAGATATCAATGTAATGCGTCATCCTGTTGATTCTTCAGCTTGGCGTTGTGCGGATAGTTTTTGTCCAGAGTTTGCTAAGGAAGCACGGAATGTTACTCTTGGTATAGCAACTGACGGCTTCAACCCCAATGGATGCTTTTGTCTCAATTACAGCTGTTGGCCGGTAATTCTCTGTCCGTATAATCTTCCTCCTTCGATGTGTATGAAGAGGGAGTTTTCTATGTTATGTTTGTTGATATCAGACCCGAGAGCACCAGGTAAAGATATCGATGTTTACTTACAACCATtgattgaagagttgaaagagttATGGAATGATTATGTTATGACTTTCGACAGCTTCACCGGTTCTGAATTTCTGATGAGAGCTAGGTTGTTATGGGCAATTCATGATTTTCCAGCATTAGGGACTCTTTCTGGATGTGTAACTCATGGGTATTTTTCTTGTACAAGTTGTGGAGAAGAAACAGATGCTGAGTGGCTTCCATATAGTACGAAGTTGTGTTATATGGGACATCGAAGATGGCTTCCAACGAAACACAAGTTTAGAGATGATAAAACAAACTTCAGTGGAGGAGTTGAGCATGGTAAAGCTCCATGGACACTAACAGGATTGCAAGTTCAAGAGATGGTAGCTAATTTGAAAAGCAAACAGGGTAAAggaaaaccaccatcaaagaaACGTAAAATAGGGACTGAAGGGTATGCTGATGAATAA